The Globicephala melas chromosome 20, mGloMel1.2, whole genome shotgun sequence genome contains a region encoding:
- the PIGW gene encoding phosphatidylinositol-glycan biosynthesis class W protein, with product MSQKQMKEAFVSNHNGTSVLEITEGLCLPALCILCRGLLIIVSQHLCCSSHTWRTRFFIDFAFLIVPLVTTLTIFASFVLLEYLIVIIFGAGLLYETYCRRTCYARMPVGKILEKFLKISIESEYIPAISCFRVINSAFTAVAILAVDFPLFPRRFAKTELYGTGAMDFGVGGFIFGTAMVCPEVRRKYTKGSRLYLTKSLYSVWPLVFLGVGRLVIIKSIGYQEHLTEYGVHWNFFFTLIVVKLITSLLLIIFPLNKSWIVAISITVFYQLALDFTPLKRLILYGSDGSGTRVGLLNANREGISSTLGYVAIHMAGVQTGSYVLKKRSHIKDWIKVACCILLTAIGFFISLYIVQVNVEVASRRMANLAFCIWIVASCLILLSSLLLGDIILNFAKFLIKGATVPCSWKIIQSSAANRKYSESLVSEAERKEPTLCLITAMNRNQLIFFLLSNVTTGLVNLLVDTLHSSTLWALFVLNLYMFTNCLVIYVLHLQDKTVKFW from the coding sequence atgtctcAAAAGCAGATGAAGGAAGCTTTTGTCAGTAACCACAATGGAACGAGCGTGCTGGAAATCACCGAGGGCTTGTGCTTACCTGCACTCTGTATCCTGTGTAGAGGGCTCCTGATCATTGTCTCACAGCACTTATGTTGTTCTTCACATACCTGGAGAACTCGATTCTTCATTGACTTTGCTTTCCTAATAGTTCCCCTGGTGACCACTTTGACCATTTTCGCTTCATTTGTCCTCCTTGAGTATCTCATTGTAATTATCTTTGGGGCAGGGCTGCTCTATGAAACATACTGCAGGAGAACTTGCTATGCCAGAATGCCTGTCGGGAAAATCCttgaaaaattcttgaaaatcaGTATAGAATCAGAATACATTCCAGCCATCTCCTGTTTCCGTGTAATTAACAGTGCATTTACTGCTGTTGCCATTTTGGCTGTGGACTTCCCTCTTTTTCCCAGAAGATTTGCCAAAACCGAGCTCTACGGGACAGGAGCAATGGATTTTGGAGTAGGAGGCTTTATTTTTGGGACTGCAATGGTTTGTCCAGAGGTtaggagaaaatatacaaaagggTCCAGACTTTATCTTACAAAGTCATTGTACTCTGTTTGGCCATTAGTCTTCCTAGGAGTGGGACGATTAGTCATTATAAAATCCATAGGCTATCAGGAACATTTAACTGAGTATGGAGTTCACTGGaattttttctttaccttaatAGTTGTGAAATTGATAACATCACtgcttttgattatttttccccTAAATAAATCCTGGATTGTGGCTATCAGCATTACTGTATTCTACCAGTTAGCCCTTGATTTTACCCCACTGAAAAGGTTAATTTTGTATGGCAGTGATGGCAGTGGCACAAGGGTTGGTTTATTAAATGCCAACCGAGAAGGAATAAGCTCTACCTTGGGGTATGTGGCAATACACATGGCTGGTGTTCAAACAGGATCATACGTACTTAAAAAAAGATCACATATCAAAGACTGGATAAAAGTAGCATGTTGTATTCTATTGACAGCTATTGGCTTCTTCATATCTCTTTACATAGTTCAGGTAAATGTAGAAGTAGCATCTCGAAGAATGGCCAATTTAGCCTTTTGTATTTGGATAGTTGCTTCTTGCCTGATCCTTCTTAGTAGTTTATTACTGGGtgatataattttgaattttgccaaatttcTAATTAAAGGGGCAAcagtaccatgttcttggaaaaTTATCCAGTCATCTGCTGCAAATAGAAAGTATTCAGAATCTCTAGTCTCTGAAGCTGAAAGAAAGGAACCCACTCTTTGTTTAATCACAGCAATGAACAGAAaccagttaatttttttcttgctgtcaAATGTAACAACTGGCCTAGTCAACCTGTTGGTAGATACATTACACAGCAGTACCTTGTGGGCCTTATTTGTACTCAATCTCTACATGTTTACCAACTGCTTAGTTATATATGTGCTGCACTTGCAAGATAAGACGGTAAAATTTTGGTGA